In Metasolibacillus fluoroglycofenilyticus, a single window of DNA contains:
- a CDS encoding polysaccharide deacetylase family protein produces MKKWVYSLLALLFIGVAFFDTEIMAAQDEIAIRTVVEETYLLSDDYVTPLASLAPRAIVILHNVHAGWAHIEYKGQQGYVPSVTLKSAQPTLMLATAKNPPIVRETTEGQTKHLGNVPIDSIVQAYATNEDNWYFVQYGHLTGYIIATALKAPTSQKMLVQKQEGLVVRNIASKSGANLTSIPTNTKVDVYTNIQGWAYVVTEKNIQGYVLANGLKEIPIPKLGKYSQGTVTKTKRIALTFDDGPHPTVTAQVLKTLEKYDAKATFFVTGHRVNKSPKVLKEIYEAGHEIGNHTWSHPKLTTVSFEQAKAQINETNKTVESIIGQEPTLFRPPYGAYNKEILGSLSVPLIMWSVDTLDWQHRTPSKTLKAVQTGAYNGSIILMHDIHQTTADALDSILSYLTKQGYEFVTVSELITPIK; encoded by the coding sequence ATGAAAAAATGGGTCTATAGTTTGCTTGCTTTATTATTCATTGGTGTAGCTTTTTTTGATACAGAAATAATGGCTGCACAAGACGAGATTGCGATTCGAACAGTGGTAGAAGAAACATACTTATTGTCAGATGACTACGTTACTCCACTCGCATCGCTAGCACCGAGGGCAATTGTAATTTTACATAATGTCCATGCAGGGTGGGCACATATTGAATATAAGGGACAGCAAGGCTATGTACCTTCTGTTACGTTAAAATCTGCTCAACCAACCTTAATGCTCGCAACGGCAAAAAATCCTCCGATTGTACGAGAAACAACAGAAGGGCAAACGAAGCATTTAGGCAATGTTCCTATAGATAGTATCGTGCAAGCCTATGCAACAAATGAAGATAATTGGTATTTTGTCCAGTATGGTCATTTAACTGGTTATATCATCGCGACAGCACTTAAAGCACCTACTTCTCAAAAAATGCTCGTACAGAAGCAAGAGGGACTTGTTGTACGCAATATCGCTAGTAAATCTGGAGCGAATCTCACTAGCATCCCTACAAATACAAAAGTGGACGTATATACAAACATTCAAGGCTGGGCATATGTTGTAACAGAGAAAAATATTCAAGGCTATGTACTGGCAAACGGTTTAAAAGAAATCCCTATTCCTAAACTAGGTAAGTACAGTCAAGGGACTGTCACAAAAACAAAGCGTATTGCCTTAACTTTCGATGACGGACCCCACCCTACCGTTACAGCACAAGTATTAAAAACATTGGAAAAATATGATGCTAAAGCAACTTTTTTTGTGACAGGACATCGCGTCAATAAAAGCCCGAAAGTATTAAAGGAAATATACGAGGCTGGGCATGAGATTGGCAACCATACATGGAGTCACCCTAAGTTGACGACCGTATCTTTTGAACAGGCAAAGGCACAAATTAATGAAACAAATAAAACGGTTGAGTCAATTATCGGGCAAGAGCCTACTTTATTCAGACCACCATATGGCGCATATAATAAAGAGATTTTAGGCTCACTATCCGTTCCCTTAATTATGTGGTCTGTTGACACGCTCGATTGGCAGCACCGCACTCCATCAAAAACATTAAAGGCTGTACAAACTGGTGCATATAATGGCAGCATTATTTTAATGCATGATATTCACCAAACGACGGCTGACGCTTTAGACAGCATACTGAGCTATTTAACGAAGCAAGGCTATGAGTTTGTTACGGTATCAGAGCTAATTACACCAATTAAATGA
- a CDS encoding DNA polymerase III subunit delta, with the protein MKMNCCENCGRVAGIVEINQLSIEGHVAELCLACHYVLAQESQRARFFTLVRSKDKQTSNSEMQKVHRNLSFLIATGVFAIACLSGIVIADNLDLLQTASAQNYLTFAELNR; encoded by the coding sequence ATGAAAATGAATTGTTGTGAAAATTGTGGACGTGTAGCCGGCATAGTAGAAATAAATCAATTATCGATTGAAGGGCATGTGGCAGAGCTTTGTTTGGCATGTCATTATGTGTTGGCACAAGAAAGTCAACGAGCGCGTTTTTTCACTTTAGTACGCAGCAAAGATAAGCAAACCTCGAATAGTGAAATGCAAAAAGTTCATCGCAATTTATCATTTCTTATTGCTACAGGTGTATTTGCAATTGCCTGTTTATCAGGGATAGTCATTGCGGATAATTTAGACTTACTACAAACGGCTTCAGCTCAGAACTATTTGACCTTTGCAGAGTTGAATCGATAA
- a CDS encoding HAD family hydrolase, with protein sequence MTIQTIIFDLDDTLLWDKKSVQTAFDHTCAYASERHSVDAKQLEQAVRESARELYESYETYDYTVLIGINPFEGLWGTFDDPTEMFQKMKELVPAYRAQAWTGGLAKLGIADATFGAELGERFVEERKKSPFLYEDTFAVLDELKGKYQLILLTNGAPSLQNLKLEITPELVSYFDHIIISGDFGKGKPDASIFEYVLEKASATVEKSIMVGDNLMTDILGSSRIGMKNVWINRENKEPHPDVKPTYEVESLTQLLELIKKL encoded by the coding sequence ATGACAATTCAGACGATTATTTTTGATTTGGATGATACATTATTATGGGACAAAAAATCTGTGCAAACAGCATTTGACCATACTTGCGCTTATGCAAGTGAGCGTCACTCGGTTGATGCTAAGCAGTTGGAGCAAGCGGTGCGTGAAAGTGCGAGGGAACTTTACGAGTCATATGAAACATATGATTATACAGTGCTAATTGGCATTAATCCATTTGAGGGATTATGGGGAACATTCGATGACCCGACAGAAATGTTTCAAAAAATGAAGGAACTTGTACCAGCATATCGTGCGCAAGCTTGGACTGGAGGTTTGGCAAAGCTTGGGATAGCGGATGCTACGTTTGGCGCAGAGCTTGGGGAGCGCTTTGTAGAGGAACGTAAAAAAAGTCCTTTTTTATATGAGGATACATTCGCAGTGTTGGACGAGCTAAAGGGAAAATATCAGCTCATTTTGCTAACAAATGGTGCACCAAGCTTACAAAATTTAAAACTTGAAATAACACCAGAGCTAGTATCATATTTTGACCATATTATTATTTCAGGTGATTTCGGAAAAGGAAAGCCAGATGCATCGATTTTTGAATATGTGCTAGAAAAAGCTAGTGCAACTGTCGAAAAGTCTATCATGGTTGGGGATAATTTAATGACAGATATATTAGGTTCATCGCGTATTGGTATGAAAAATGTTTGGATTAATCGGGAAAATAAAGAGCCGCATCCAGATGTGAAGCCTACATATGAAGTAGAATCATTAACGCAACTTTTAGAGCTTATCAAAAAATTGTAG
- a CDS encoding DUF3006 domain-containing protein, producing MSLNNYTLDRFEGEYAIFLKRPEETEQLIIHCSEYSELLSEGDIVAISYDNGVYTIQRLAEETNAQQTKIEQMMRALRKKRK from the coding sequence GTGAGCTTGAATAACTATACATTGGATCGCTTTGAAGGAGAGTACGCAATTTTTTTAAAGCGACCAGAGGAGACAGAACAGCTAATTATTCATTGCAGTGAATATAGCGAGCTGTTATCTGAAGGGGATATCGTAGCAATTAGCTATGATAATGGCGTCTATACGATACAGCGACTCGCTGAAGAAACGAACGCACAACAAACAAAAATTGAACAAATGATGCGAGCATTACGGAAAAAGCGCAAATAA